A single region of the Pseudomonadota bacterium genome encodes:
- a CDS encoding GIY-YIG nuclease family protein, with protein MDNWLVYLLKCNENTLYCGVTNNLEKRLEAYKSGKGSKHVRAHLPFSLIATSSMMSKSEAMRLEYIVKQAPKENKIEIVTHNCT; from the coding sequence ATGGATAACTGGCTTGTATATCTCCTGAAATGCAACGAAAACACACTATACTGTGGTGTAACTAATAATCTTGAAAAGAGGCTTGAGGCTTACAAGTCTGGAAAGGGAAGCAAACACGTAAGGGCACATTTACCTTTCAGCCTTATTGCAACATCATCTATGATGAGTAAATCTGAGGCAATGAGATTGGAATATATCGTTAAGCAAGCGCCGAAGGAAAATAAAATTGAAATTGTCACTCATAACTGTACCTAA
- a CDS encoding PilZ domain-containing protein: MKKDYLICFRTSEELRIAIEHYAASQRRSLSSSIETILYDYLKSQNMILEGKKERRRNPRKQVSIPAYISIPDTNKQNLQPGIIVDISAGGIRVSIPKGNDFEIIEDDSSLTFDLHFVLPNEKTPVNFKCNACTINGDEVETKISACFIDSDFRSYQKLNNYLN; this comes from the coding sequence ATGAAAAAAGACTATCTCATTTGTTTCAGGACTAGTGAAGAATTACGCATTGCTATTGAGCATTATGCTGCAAGCCAGAGAAGGTCTCTATCGTCATCAATTGAAACAATTCTTTATGATTACTTAAAGTCTCAAAATATGATACTGGAGGGGAAAAAGGAAAGACGTCGTAATCCCAGGAAGCAAGTAAGTATTCCTGCGTACATCTCCATACCGGATACAAACAAGCAAAACCTTCAGCCTGGTATTATCGTTGATATTTCTGCAGGAGGAATCAGAGTTTCTATCCCCAAAGGGAATGATTTTGAAATAATTGAAGATGATTCTTCACTGACTTTTGATTTGCATTTTGTATTGCCCAATGAAAAAACACCTGTAAATTTCAAATGTAATGCGTGTACAATAAATGGTGATGAGGTAGAGACTAAAATTAGTGCATGTTTTATAGATTCAGATTTTCGCAGTTATCAGAAACTGAATAATTATCTGAATTAA